The Pseudomonas azotoformans genome has a segment encoding these proteins:
- a CDS encoding NBR1-Ig-like domain-containing protein, with protein sequence MFNADVTTPDQTVVLPGETFHKTWEIQNIGAQPWRGRKLVRVDGEYVIARRSAMGTPLEVVMDTHLRSLNNEIPIAQTLPGQPVHITVEFAAPKETCTVTSIWRIEDEHGQPCYGPAFILHVIVNVMAR encoded by the coding sequence GTGTTCAACGCAGACGTCACCACCCCCGACCAAACTGTCGTGCTGCCCGGCGAAACGTTTCATAAAACCTGGGAGATTCAGAACATCGGTGCGCAGCCCTGGCGCGGCCGAAAGCTGGTTCGCGTTGACGGCGAATACGTCATCGCTCGGCGCTCCGCCATGGGCACGCCACTGGAAGTGGTGATGGACACACACCTGCGCAGCCTTAACAACGAAATCCCCATCGCACAGACACTGCCCGGCCAACCTGTGCATATTACCGTAGAGTTCGCTGCGCCCAAGGAAACCTGCACAGTCACGTCCATCTGGCGAATAGAAGATGAACACGGACAGCCCTGTTACGGGCCAGCCTTCATCCTGCATGTTATCGTCAACGTCATGGCGCGCTGA
- the queA gene encoding tRNA preQ1(34) S-adenosylmethionine ribosyltransferase-isomerase QueA, whose product MRVADFTFELPDSLIARHPLAERRASRLLTLDGVSGALAHRQFTDLLEHLRPGDLMVFNNTRVIPARLFGQKASGGKLEILVERVLDSHRVLAHVRSSKSPKPGSSILIDGGGEAEMVARHDALFELKFAEEVLPLLERVGHMPLPPYIDRPDEDSDRERYQTVYSQRLGAVAAPTAGLHFDQPLLDAIAAKGVETAYVTLHVGAGTFQPVRVDNIEDHHMHSEWLEVSQDVVDAVAACKARGGRVVAVGTTSVRSLESAARDGVLKPFSGDTDIFIFPGRPFHVVDCLVTNFHLPESTLLMLVSAFAGYPETMAAYQAAIANEYRFFSYGDAMFITRNPAPRGPEGTL is encoded by the coding sequence ATGCGCGTTGCTGACTTTACTTTTGAACTCCCTGATTCGCTGATCGCTCGCCATCCTTTGGCCGAGCGTCGCGCCAGTCGACTGCTGACCCTGGACGGGGTGAGTGGCGCCCTCGCACACCGTCAATTCACTGATTTGCTTGAGCATTTGCGCCCAGGCGATCTGATGGTGTTCAACAATACCCGGGTGATTCCGGCGCGGCTGTTTGGCCAGAAAGCTTCCGGTGGCAAGCTGGAAATTCTGGTGGAACGGGTGCTGGACAGTCATCGCGTACTGGCTCACGTGCGCTCCAGCAAGTCGCCGAAACCGGGTTCAAGCATCCTCATCGATGGCGGTGGCGAAGCCGAGATGGTGGCGCGTCATGATGCGCTGTTCGAACTCAAGTTTGCCGAAGAAGTACTGCCGCTGCTGGAGCGCGTCGGCCATATGCCGCTGCCGCCCTATATAGACCGCCCCGACGAAGACTCGGATCGCGAACGCTATCAGACGGTGTACTCCCAGCGCCTCGGCGCCGTTGCCGCGCCGACTGCGGGCCTGCACTTCGATCAGCCGCTGCTGGATGCGATTGCCGCCAAGGGCGTCGAGACCGCCTATGTGACCCTGCACGTGGGGGCCGGCACGTTTCAGCCGGTACGTGTGGATAACATCGAAGACCACCATATGCACAGCGAGTGGTTGGAAGTCAGCCAGGACGTCGTGGACGCTGTCGCGGCGTGCAAGGCGCGTGGCGGGCGAGTCGTCGCCGTGGGAACCACCAGCGTGCGTTCGTTGGAAAGCGCGGCCCGTGATGGCGTGCTCAAACCGTTCAGCGGCGACACCGATATCTTTATCTTCCCAGGCCGGCCCTTCCATGTGGTCGATTGCCTGGTGACCAACTTCCATTTGCCCGAATCCACGCTGTTGATGCTGGTGTCGGCATTTGCCGGTTATCCGGAAACCATGGCCGCTTATCAAGCCGCCATCGCCAACGAGTACCGTTTTTTCAGCTACGGTGATGCGATGTTTATCACCCGTAACCCGGCGCCACGCGGCCCAGAGGGAACCTTATGA
- a CDS encoding helix-turn-helix domain-containing protein translates to MSIKTRDTLRALLVRRSRELGKSMTTLAKEAGISRTYLYGLAGGASKDPSVRTLIKLAKVLQVSPLLLFRYFADLAGAPVDPHSMATTNRAVGPAGSK, encoded by the coding sequence ATGAGTATCAAGACCCGCGACACCCTCCGCGCCCTCCTCGTAAGGCGCAGCCGGGAACTGGGCAAGTCCATGACCACCTTGGCCAAGGAAGCCGGTATTTCCCGGACCTATCTCTACGGGCTGGCGGGCGGTGCTTCCAAAGATCCCTCGGTACGCACACTGATTAAACTGGCGAAGGTGCTACAGGTTTCACCGTTGCTGCTGTTCCGTTACTTCGCGGACCTGGCAGGCGCACCGGTCGATCCACATTCAATGGCAACCACCAACCGCGCGGTAGGGCCTGCAGGATCGAAGTGA
- a CDS encoding LysE/ArgO family amino acid transporter, translating to MAPYFSALYLEGLLLGIGLFAAPGPKDTLVIRQGVSRGPIWGVVAVCVVADILLIAMGITGLGALLESRPRLVALLLLSGAAYLLWFGGQRLLACLRDQSMPDSQGGNSQRGLLRTAVVLGFANPYAWLDTVVLIGSIGAAKPASHQVLFAMGAMTASLLWFVLLALGCQRLTGLFRAPVVWRWLDAGVAVLMVFLAGMLITDSLDVFQVVLEGG from the coding sequence ATGGCTCCTTACTTCAGTGCGCTCTACCTTGAAGGCTTGCTGCTAGGTATTGGTCTGTTCGCCGCCCCGGGGCCCAAAGACACCTTGGTCATCCGTCAAGGTGTCAGCCGCGGTCCTATCTGGGGCGTGGTTGCTGTATGTGTAGTTGCCGATATCCTCCTGATCGCGATGGGCATCACGGGTTTAGGCGCGCTGTTGGAAAGCCGACCAAGGCTGGTAGCGCTCTTGCTGCTTTCAGGCGCGGCCTATCTGCTGTGGTTCGGTGGCCAACGCCTGTTGGCGTGCCTGCGTGATCAGTCGATGCCGGATAGCCAAGGTGGGAATTCGCAACGAGGGCTGTTACGCACGGCAGTGGTGCTGGGGTTTGCCAACCCCTATGCATGGCTCGATACCGTCGTACTGATAGGCTCCATCGGCGCCGCCAAACCGGCAAGTCACCAAGTACTCTTTGCGATGGGGGCGATGACCGCGTCGCTACTCTGGTTTGTGTTGTTGGCGCTGGGCTGTCAGCGCTTGACGGGATTGTTTCGAGCACCGGTGGTATGGCGCTGGTTGGATGCGGGTGTGGCGGTGTTAATGGTGTTTCTCGCCGGAATGCTGATCACCGACTCACTGGATGTCTTTCAAGTAGTCCTTGAGGGTGGTTAA
- the tgt gene encoding tRNA guanosine(34) transglycosylase Tgt, with amino-acid sequence MSFELLATDGKARRGRLTFPRGTVETPAFMPVGTYGTVKGMLPRDIVATGAEIILGNTFHLWLRPGTEVIKKHGDLHDFMKWQGPILTDSGGFQVFSLGAMRKIKEEGVTFASPVDGSKVFMGPEESMQVQRDLGSDIVMIFDECTPYPADEDVARISMELSLRWAQRSKNAHGDNTAALFGIVQGGMHESLRKRSLEGLHKIGFDGLAIGGLSVGEPKHEMIKVLDYLPGLMPADKPRYLMGVGKPEDLVEGVRRGVDMFDCVMPTRNARNGHLFIDTGVLKIRNAFHRHDDSPLDPTCDCYTCQNFSRAYLHHLDKCGEMLGSMLNTIHNLRHYQVLMAGLREAIQQGTLAAFVDAFYAKRGLPVPPLD; translated from the coding sequence ATGTCGTTTGAACTGCTTGCCACTGACGGCAAGGCCCGACGCGGTCGCCTGACCTTTCCGCGCGGCACCGTCGAGACCCCGGCTTTCATGCCGGTCGGCACCTACGGCACCGTTAAGGGCATGCTGCCGCGCGACATCGTTGCCACCGGCGCCGAGATCATCCTCGGTAACACCTTCCACCTGTGGCTGCGCCCGGGCACGGAAGTGATCAAGAAGCACGGCGACCTGCATGACTTCATGAAGTGGCAAGGCCCGATCCTGACCGACTCGGGTGGTTTCCAGGTGTTCAGCCTGGGCGCCATGCGCAAGATCAAGGAAGAGGGCGTGACCTTCGCCTCGCCGGTGGATGGTTCCAAGGTGTTCATGGGCCCGGAAGAGTCGATGCAGGTGCAGCGCGACCTGGGTTCCGACATCGTGATGATTTTCGACGAGTGCACGCCGTACCCGGCTGACGAAGATGTCGCGCGGATTTCGATGGAGTTGTCCCTGCGTTGGGCTCAGCGTTCGAAGAATGCCCACGGTGACAACACCGCTGCGCTGTTCGGTATCGTCCAGGGCGGCATGCACGAAAGCCTGCGCAAACGCTCGCTGGAAGGCTTGCACAAAATCGGCTTTGACGGCCTGGCCATCGGCGGTTTGTCGGTGGGCGAGCCCAAGCACGAAATGATCAAGGTGCTGGATTACCTGCCGGGCCTGATGCCGGCTGACAAACCTCGTTACCTTATGGGCGTTGGCAAACCGGAAGATCTCGTAGAGGGTGTGCGCCGCGGTGTGGACATGTTCGATTGCGTGATGCCAACCCGTAATGCCCGCAATGGGCATCTGTTCATCGATACAGGCGTGCTGAAGATCCGTAACGCGTTCCATCGCCATGATGATTCGCCGCTGGATCCCACCTGTGATTGCTACACCTGCCAGAACTTCTCCCGTGCTTATCTGCACCATCTGGACAAGTGTGGGGAAATGCTGGGTAGCATGTTGAATACCATCCACAATTTGCGTCACTACCAAGTCCTGATGGCTGGTTTGCGCGAGGCTATTCAACAGGGTACATTGGCCGCCTTCGTCGATGCCTTCTATGCCAAGCGCGGGCTTCCTGTGCCGCCCTTGGACTGA
- the yajC gene encoding preprotein translocase subunit YajC, with amino-acid sequence MSFFISNAMADAAAPAAAGPMGGGFEWIFLVGFLVIFYLMIWRPQAKRAKEQKNLLGSLQKGDEVVTTGGIAGKITKVSDAFVVLEVSDTVEMKFQKGAIAATLPKGTLKAI; translated from the coding sequence ATGAGCTTTTTTATCTCTAACGCCATGGCTGATGCCGCTGCGCCTGCTGCTGCCGGCCCTATGGGCGGTGGTTTCGAGTGGATTTTCCTGGTCGGCTTCCTGGTCATCTTCTACCTGATGATCTGGCGTCCACAGGCCAAGCGCGCCAAAGAGCAGAAAAACCTGCTGGGCAGCCTGCAGAAAGGTGATGAAGTTGTGACCACCGGCGGCATCGCTGGCAAGATCACCAAGGTTTCCGATGCTTTCGTGGTTCTGGAAGTTTCCGACACCGTAGAAATGAAGTTCCAGAAGGGCGCCATCGCCGCCACGCTGCCAAAAGGCACGCTCAAAGCGATCTGA
- the secF gene encoding protein translocase subunit SecF: MLRTINFMGVRNVAFGVTVLLTVLALFSWFHKGLNYGLDFTGGTLIELTYEKPADVTLVRNELVKAGYHEAIVQSFGATTDLLVRMPGEDPQLGHQVAEALQKVGGDNPASVKRVEFVGPQVGEELRDQGGLGMLMALVGIMIYLAFRFQWKFGVGAIVSLIHDVIVTVGILAYFQITFDLTVLAAVLAIIGYSLNDTIVVFDRVRENFRVLRKASLIENINVSTTQTLLRTMATSISTLLAIAALMIFGGDNLWGFSLALFIGVLAGTYSSIYIANVVLIWLNLNSEDLIPPASTGKEVDDRP; the protein is encoded by the coding sequence ATGTTACGTACAATCAACTTCATGGGCGTTCGCAACGTTGCGTTCGGCGTCACCGTGCTCCTTACCGTTCTGGCGTTGTTCAGCTGGTTCCATAAGGGCCTGAACTACGGTCTGGACTTCACCGGCGGTACGCTCATCGAGCTGACCTACGAGAAGCCGGCCGATGTGACCCTGGTGCGCAACGAGCTGGTCAAGGCCGGCTATCACGAAGCCATCGTGCAGAGTTTTGGTGCGACCACCGACCTGCTGGTGCGTATGCCTGGCGAAGACCCGCAACTGGGTCACCAGGTAGCCGAGGCCTTGCAGAAGGTCGGCGGCGACAACCCGGCGTCGGTTAAGCGTGTTGAATTCGTGGGTCCGCAGGTCGGTGAAGAGCTGCGCGACCAGGGCGGCCTCGGCATGCTGATGGCTCTGGTCGGCATCATGATCTACCTGGCCTTCCGCTTTCAGTGGAAGTTCGGTGTCGGCGCCATTGTGTCGCTGATTCACGACGTGATCGTGACCGTGGGTATCCTGGCGTACTTCCAGATCACGTTCGACCTGACCGTACTGGCGGCCGTGCTGGCGATCATTGGTTACTCCCTCAACGACACCATCGTGGTATTTGACCGGGTTCGTGAGAACTTCCGTGTACTGCGCAAGGCGTCGCTGATCGAGAACATCAACGTCTCGACCACACAGACCCTGCTGCGGACCATGGCGACGTCGATCTCCACCTTGCTGGCGATCGCTGCGTTGATGATCTTCGGTGGCGACAACCTGTGGGGCTTCTCCCTGGCGCTGTTCATCGGCGTTCTGGCGGGCACCTACTCGTCGATCTACATCGCCAACGTGGTGTTGATCTGGCTGAACCTGAACAGCGAAGACCTGATTCCTCCGGCCAGCACTGGCAAGGAGGTTGACGACCGTCCTTGA
- the secD gene encoding protein translocase subunit SecD, with protein sequence MLNKYPLWKYVLILAVLAIGFIYSAPNLYPDDPAIQITGASTSLQVNQADLERASKALVDAGIQVKAATLAADAKGGLLRLTKAEDQLPAKDVVRKAMGDDYVVALNLAQTTPTWLRKIGAHPMKLGLDLSGGVHFLLEVDMDKALDARLKVYEGDVKSLLRKERLRYRSLPQLNGAIQLGFSDEASREQARALIRKNFNDFDIVPADLNGQPVLRLAMTPAKLAEIREYSIKQNLTTVRNRVNELGVAEPIVQRQGANRIVVELPGVQDTAEAKRILGKTANLEFRLAAEPGATRATAEEFEFREGNRPPALIERGLIITGDQVTDAKAGFGEHGTPEVNIRLDGHGGELMSRATRSNVGRSMAVIFIEQRPVTTYTKQMVNGVEKDVPVQTFKEEKKIISLATIQSPLGAQFRITGLNGQGESSELALLLRAGGLAAPMYFAEERTIGPSLGADNITKGIDAALWGMLFVSLFIIAIYRFFGIIATVALAGNMVMLLALMSLLGATLTLPGIAGIVLTMGMAVDANVLIFSRIREEIAAGMTVQRAINEGFGRAFTAILDSNLTTLLVGGILFAMGTGPVKGFAVTMSLGIFTSMFTAIMVTRAMVNLIFGGRDFKKLWI encoded by the coding sequence ATGCTGAACAAATACCCTCTGTGGAAATACGTACTGATCCTGGCGGTGCTGGCGATCGGTTTTATTTATTCCGCTCCCAATCTCTATCCTGATGACCCGGCGATCCAGATCACTGGCGCCAGCACTTCGCTGCAGGTCAATCAGGCCGATCTGGAACGCGCGAGCAAAGCGCTCGTTGACGCGGGTATCCAGGTCAAGGCGGCAACCTTGGCGGCTGATGCGAAGGGCGGTTTGCTGCGCCTGACCAAGGCAGAAGACCAATTGCCGGCCAAAGATGTGGTGCGCAAGGCCATGGGTGACGACTATGTGGTCGCGCTCAACCTGGCACAGACCACGCCTACCTGGCTGCGCAAGATCGGCGCGCACCCAATGAAGCTGGGTCTGGACTTGTCCGGTGGTGTGCACTTCCTGCTGGAAGTCGACATGGACAAGGCCCTCGACGCGCGCCTGAAGGTCTACGAAGGTGACGTGAAGAGCCTGCTGCGTAAAGAGCGCCTGCGTTATCGCAGCCTGCCGCAGCTCAACGGTGCCATCCAGCTGGGCTTCTCTGACGAAGCATCCCGCGAACAGGCCCGTGCGCTGATCCGCAAGAACTTCAACGATTTCGACATCGTACCGGCCGACCTCAACGGTCAACCTGTACTGCGTCTGGCGATGACCCCGGCGAAGCTGGCGGAAATCCGCGAATACTCCATCAAGCAGAACTTGACCACGGTCCGTAACCGCGTCAACGAACTGGGCGTGGCCGAGCCGATCGTTCAACGCCAGGGTGCCAACCGCATCGTGGTTGAGCTGCCGGGCGTACAGGACACCGCTGAAGCCAAGCGTATCCTGGGTAAAACCGCCAACCTGGAATTCCGTCTGGCGGCTGAGCCGGGTGCTACCCGCGCCACTGCCGAAGAGTTCGAGTTCCGCGAAGGTAACCGTCCCCCTGCGTTGATCGAGCGTGGCTTGATCATCACCGGTGACCAGGTGACCGACGCCAAGGCTGGTTTTGGCGAGCACGGTACCCCTGAAGTGAACATCCGTCTGGATGGCCATGGTGGCGAACTGATGAGCCGCGCTACGCGCAGCAACGTCGGTCGCAGCATGGCGGTGATCTTCATCGAGCAACGCCCGGTGACCACCTACACCAAGCAGATGGTCAACGGCGTCGAGAAAGACGTGCCGGTACAGACCTTCAAGGAAGAGAAGAAGATCATCAGCCTGGCGACCATCCAGTCGCCTCTGGGTGCTCAATTCCGTATCACCGGCCTGAACGGCCAGGGCGAATCCTCGGAACTGGCGCTGCTGCTGCGTGCCGGTGGCCTGGCTGCCCCGATGTACTTCGCTGAAGAACGTACCATCGGTCCGAGCCTGGGTGCCGACAACATCACCAAGGGTATCGACGCGGCCTTGTGGGGCATGCTGTTCGTGTCCCTGTTCATCATCGCCATCTACCGCTTCTTCGGCATCATCGCCACCGTGGCCCTGGCGGGCAACATGGTGATGCTGCTGGCTCTGATGTCGCTGCTGGGCGCTACGCTGACCCTGCCAGGTATCGCCGGTATCGTACTCACCATGGGTATGGCGGTAGACGCCAACGTACTGATCTTCTCGCGGATCCGTGAAGAGATCGCGGCGGGCATGACCGTACAGCGTGCAATCAACGAAGGCTTCGGCCGGGCATTTACCGCGATTCTCGACTCCAACCTGACCACACTGTTGGTCGGCGGGATTCTCTTTGCCATGGGCACCGGCCCGGTCAAAGGTTTTGCGGTGACCATGTCCCTCGGTATCTTTACCTCGATGTTCACGGCCATCATGGTGACCCGCGCAATGGTCAACCTGATCTTTGGCGGGCGTGACTTCAAGAAGTTGTGGATTTAA
- a CDS encoding LysE family translocator gives MPELSNWLAYAFISLGMVLTPGPNMIYLISRSICQGRTAGLISLGGVALGFLVYMLCAALGITALVMAVPFAYDALRFGGAMYLAYMAWQAIRPGGRSPFQVRDLPKDSPRKLFTMGLVTNLLNPKVAVMYLSLLPQFIDPNGHSSVLAQSLVLGFTQIFISVSVNAVIATMAGSIAVFFVTRPGWQVVQRWLMGSVLMGLAVRMAVEGRR, from the coding sequence ATGCCTGAACTGTCCAACTGGCTGGCCTATGCGTTCATCTCACTCGGCATGGTGCTCACGCCCGGCCCGAATATGATCTACCTCATTTCCCGCTCGATCTGCCAGGGGCGCACGGCCGGATTGATTTCACTGGGCGGCGTGGCGTTGGGTTTTCTGGTTTATATGTTGTGCGCGGCATTGGGGATCACCGCTTTGGTGATGGCGGTGCCGTTTGCCTACGACGCGTTGCGCTTCGGCGGGGCGATGTACCTGGCGTATATGGCTTGGCAGGCGATCCGTCCGGGGGGACGCTCACCGTTCCAGGTGCGGGACTTGCCCAAGGACAGTCCGCGCAAGCTGTTCACCATGGGCCTGGTCACCAACCTGCTGAACCCCAAGGTGGCGGTGATGTACTTGTCGTTGCTGCCCCAATTCATCGACCCGAACGGTCATAGCAGTGTGCTGGCGCAATCGCTGGTGCTGGGTTTTACGCAGATTTTTATCAGCGTGAGCGTCAATGCGGTGATTGCCACCATGGCGGGCTCCATCGCGGTGTTTTTTGTCACCCGGCCGGGGTGGCAGGTGGTGCAGCGTTGGTTGATGGGGTCGGTGTTGATGGGGTTGGCGGTGCGGATGGCGGTGGAAGGGCGGCGCTAG
- a CDS encoding sigma-70 family RNA polymerase sigma factor, translated as MPPLPERVAAPFSVGSLYSAHHGWIQRWLARKLGNVSDAAELAHDVFVRLLSHPREFGSEGHARAYLSTLSRNVCVDFFRRKQVEQAWLEVLASRPEDCAPSEEHRALVLEALVHLQAMLDRLPVKVSEAFCLAQIEGLSYREIALRIGVSERSVTKYIGQAMFQCMVLEAELDGALA; from the coding sequence ATGCCCCCGCTTCCCGAGCGCGTCGCCGCACCTTTCAGTGTTGGCAGCCTGTATTCGGCCCATCACGGTTGGATTCAACGCTGGCTGGCCCGAAAACTCGGCAATGTCAGTGATGCCGCCGAGCTGGCTCACGATGTCTTCGTCAGGCTGTTGAGCCATCCGCGTGAATTCGGCAGCGAAGGACACGCGCGTGCGTATCTCAGCACTTTGTCGCGCAATGTGTGTGTGGATTTCTTCCGACGCAAGCAGGTGGAGCAGGCCTGGCTTGAGGTGTTGGCGAGCCGGCCTGAAGACTGTGCGCCTTCGGAGGAGCATCGCGCATTGGTGCTGGAGGCCCTGGTGCATTTGCAGGCGATGCTTGATCGCTTGCCGGTCAAGGTGTCCGAGGCATTCTGCCTGGCTCAGATCGAGGGCTTGAGCTATCGCGAGATTGCGCTGCGTATTGGCGTGAGCGAGCGCTCTGTCACCAAATATATTGGCCAGGCCATGTTCCAGTGCATGGTGCTGGAGGCTGAGCTGGACGGTGCCTTGGCATGA
- a CDS encoding FecR domain-containing protein — MSTNPGGLDHASLQQAADWFARLSAEPNALPLHEAWRQWHAHSEVNRLAWSYVARVGQRFAPLQDDAVGANKTLESLRHSQRSRRQVLRGLSVVMGGTLLGWAGWQQRWLSGGWNTDFHTSTTVSGEQLLADGTRIWLNSGTALDVNFSASQRELKLYSGEILINTGKDGRPFVVQTPQGRLRPLGTRFSVREQDGHTLLNVFEGSVEAACGDTDQRRILSAGQGVLFDRQRLAATQRALPGREAWSKGVLMANDMRLGDFIGELASYRHGHLGIDPQVANLRVMGTYPLQDTDQVLAMLEQVLPVRIERRFAWWTTVVAR, encoded by the coding sequence ATGAGCACCAATCCCGGTGGCCTGGATCACGCCAGCTTGCAGCAAGCCGCCGACTGGTTTGCCCGCCTGAGTGCCGAGCCCAATGCCCTGCCATTGCATGAGGCCTGGCGCCAATGGCATGCCCACAGTGAGGTCAACCGGCTGGCCTGGAGTTATGTCGCACGTGTAGGACAACGCTTTGCGCCGTTGCAGGACGATGCCGTTGGAGCCAATAAGACGCTGGAGAGTCTGCGACATTCGCAACGTTCGCGGCGCCAGGTGTTGCGCGGGTTGTCGGTGGTCATGGGCGGCACGCTGTTGGGGTGGGCCGGTTGGCAACAGCGCTGGTTGTCGGGGGGCTGGAACACGGATTTCCATACGAGCACCACGGTGTCGGGCGAGCAGCTGTTGGCCGACGGGACGCGCATCTGGCTTAACAGCGGTACGGCGTTGGATGTGAATTTCAGCGCCAGCCAGCGCGAGTTGAAACTCTATAGCGGCGAAATCCTGATCAACACCGGCAAGGACGGGCGACCGTTCGTGGTGCAAACACCCCAAGGCCGTTTGCGTCCTTTGGGGACGCGCTTCAGTGTGCGTGAACAGGACGGGCACACGTTGCTCAATGTGTTTGAGGGCAGCGTAGAGGCTGCGTGTGGGGATACTGATCAACGCCGCATCCTATCGGCGGGGCAGGGCGTCCTATTTGATCGACAGCGTCTGGCCGCAACGCAACGTGCTCTACCTGGGCGCGAGGCTTGGTCAAAAGGCGTGCTGATGGCGAACGATATGCGGCTGGGGGACTTCATTGGTGAACTCGCCAGCTACCGACATGGCCATCTGGGCATCGACCCCCAGGTCGCCAATCTTCGGGTGATGGGCACTTATCCACTGCAAGACACCGATCAGGTACTGGCAATGCTTGAGCAGGTCTTGCCCGTGCGCATCGAGCGGCGCTTCGCCTGGTGGACCACGGTGGTTGCGCGCTGA
- a CDS encoding glycine zipper 2TM domain-containing protein → MNKSLLVGAVLGAVGVTAGGAVATYSLVKSGPEYAQVLAVQPVKTQIKTPREVCKDVTVTRQRPVQDQHQIAGTVVGALAGGLLGNQIGGGNGKKLATVAGAVGGGYAGNKVQEGMQNRDTYTTTQTRCNTVNDISDKVVGYDVRYNLDGKEGSVRMERDPGSQIPVDKEGRLILGQNQQ, encoded by the coding sequence GTGAACAAGTCGTTGCTGGTTGGTGCGGTATTGGGTGCTGTCGGTGTGACTGCCGGGGGTGCTGTTGCCACCTACAGCCTGGTAAAAAGCGGCCCTGAGTATGCGCAAGTGCTGGCGGTGCAGCCGGTTAAAACCCAGATTAAAACTCCCCGTGAGGTCTGCAAGGACGTCACCGTGACCCGGCAGCGTCCGGTGCAGGATCAGCATCAAATCGCCGGTACGGTCGTAGGCGCCCTGGCGGGTGGCTTGCTGGGCAACCAGATCGGTGGTGGTAATGGCAAGAAGCTGGCGACTGTAGCCGGCGCGGTGGGTGGCGGTTACGCCGGTAACAAGGTTCAGGAAGGCATGCAGAACCGTGATACCTACACCACCACGCAAACCCGTTGTAACACCGTTAACGACATCAGTGACAAAGTGGTCGGGTATGACGTGCGTTACAACCTGGATGGCAAGGAAGGTTCGGTGCGTATGGAGCGCGACCCAGGCAGCCAGATTCCAGTCGACAAAGAAGGTCGTCTGATCCTGGGTCAGAATCAGCAGTAA
- a CDS encoding 2OG-Fe(II) oxygenase family protein: MTQIKACCDSIVRSGFGILQIPEAMLQSYKQIVDGYSAISPNTKASFSFSQDTDGFFPFGAEYSNIEDHPDLCERFCYWPAHASKRIGFEFTRSGFFAAVDIFEQQISELAQELMDGICGEFGVSPLAPFRSASYVQLCVYGAQAADIERRFAQDPHEDGHILSFIKPTREGLVLVKGGALEPVRLLENEIAVLAGSLLTDLSGYAIPAAYHAVLAPQRPVARSSLIYFANPSPGQVLTSFFRRQSIDLNSVVNARHTGFGNQPIQLV, translated from the coding sequence ATGACTCAGATAAAAGCGTGCTGTGATTCCATTGTTCGATCAGGTTTTGGCATCTTGCAAATACCTGAAGCCATGTTGCAGAGCTACAAACAAATCGTTGATGGCTACTCAGCGATTTCGCCCAATACCAAGGCATCCTTTTCATTCAGCCAGGACACTGACGGCTTTTTCCCGTTCGGTGCCGAATATTCAAATATCGAGGACCATCCCGACCTCTGTGAGCGCTTCTGCTACTGGCCTGCGCATGCATCGAAGCGGATAGGTTTTGAATTCACCCGGAGCGGCTTTTTCGCGGCTGTGGATATCTTTGAGCAACAGATCAGCGAGTTGGCTCAAGAGTTGATGGACGGTATCTGTGGCGAGTTTGGAGTGAGCCCGCTTGCTCCGTTTCGGTCGGCGTCCTACGTACAGTTGTGTGTATACGGTGCCCAGGCTGCAGACATTGAGCGTCGATTCGCCCAGGATCCTCATGAAGACGGTCACATTCTGTCGTTCATTAAACCCACTCGCGAGGGGTTGGTCTTGGTAAAGGGTGGTGCATTAGAGCCGGTACGCCTGCTGGAGAACGAAATTGCGGTTCTGGCTGGCTCATTGCTTACCGACCTTTCCGGCTATGCAATTCCAGCGGCTTACCACGCGGTGCTCGCGCCCCAAAGACCGGTAGCCAGAAGCTCGTTGATCTACTTTGCCAACCCGAGCCCAGGACAAGTGCTAACCAGTTTTTTCCGCCGACAGTCAATTGACTTGAATAGCGTTGTAAACGCCCGTCATACGGGGTTTGGCAATCAGCCTATTCAGCTCGTCTAA